TGAAGTTAACCTCAGAACCCAACTAAAAAAGAATTAAAGTCATCATTCTTGTAGTTGCCTCTGCCAAGGCAAATAGCCAGTCACTTGATCAGCAAAACTCGACAAAACCAAATCCTTCAAACCAGTATCCCAAACCTCACAGAACCGTCTCTTCCAATCCACCGGCTCAACCGCCTCCGTCCCTAGCCCCGGAGCTCGGTCTTTAGACCCTTGGTTCTGATTCTCTCGCCAGTCCACAACATAAGTCGCCACTCTCCTCTCAAACTTCGCTTTAAAAGTCTCCCACACTTGGTACTTGTAATGGTTCACAACCGCAACGCTCTCCACCAAACTCACATGCCCCACACCTTCCCTCATCTGAAAATGATGTACTTCGTTTAGCAACGAGCTCGTCAGCAGTTCTGGTCGGATTATAGACTTATGTCTCTCCGGGTTCGCTTGTCTACAAGTGTACCCCACCGTCACGCCTTGTGACGGAACCGAGGTTAAACCGGACGGACCGTAGCTATGACATTCGGTTCTAATCTCTCCAACCAAACCCCACGAAGTGTAGTTAGACACAAGAGAGGATAAAGCGTTTTTGCTAGGTAAGCCTTGAGAGCGATGCGTAGGGAAGTAGTAGAACTCGTCCACGTCGAAGAACCCGACCCAGTTGCATTCACTTTTAGCTCTAACCGCGCAATGAGAGAAACCAGCTTCTTGCGTCTTGATCCACGGCCAAACGTGTCGGCTCACGTTGTAACTCTCCGAGTTAAGCAATTTAATCTCCTCTTGAATATCGTCGTCGCTGTTGTTGTCGTATATAAACCAACGCTCGACGCCTAACCACGAGTGGTACATTATCCATTCGCGCAAGAAGGGAGCTTGGTTCCATAGCATCGTGCAAACGCAAAGCTCAtgcttcttcttcaccttcacGATGGAATCTGAACCGTAGATTCTCGCGACGGATGGTAAAGCAGGCGTGGATCTTCCTCTTACTCTTACACTCACACTCACACGAAACGGCTCCGGATTTAGCTTCAAGCTCTCTGGCAAAACACACCTCACTACCTCTTGCGCCGCAGCGAGAGCTTGCGTGAGTAAAACTTCGACACGTGTCTCGAAATGGCATTTGTAGTTAGAAGGATCTGACTCCTTGTGGGGTCTTCGAGTCAACCCTTTGACAAACACAACCACCGTGTCTCCGTCGCCGTCGGCGTCAACCACCGCGTCGTAAACAACTTTTGACCAATCATGAACCTTCTCACTCTCTCTCGTATCTCCACGGGATTGGATATTAACAGAGGAAGAGTAGTTCAAAGGAGCATTTGGGCATCGAACTATCGATCTGAACTCGTCGAGTTCGTCGCTAGAGATCGACGGCAAAGCCAAAGTCTCTTCCTTTCTTCCTCCGTGGTAAACACAGACTAAGTCTTTCTTCACGCCTTTCTCGATTTTGGTCGAGAGAATGAGAAGGAGGTGGTCTGGGAACTGGACTCTGTCTTCGACTCTCAATGGAGGGAATAATCTAGCGTGAAGGGAACGGTCCATTGAAGATGAGACGGAGAGAGCAGGGAGACGAAGAGAGGGTCTCAGAGAATCGGAACGGACGGAGATTCggttggaggataagaagaagagcaagacgAAGAAAGAACAGAGGCTTATTGTTAGATACCTTGGAGACAAGAACTGTGGTTTTAATTGTTGCTGTCTGTTTCGAACTTTCCTCTTCTTCCCATTCTCGTACTCCATCTTCTTCGTTCTCCactaaagttttataaaaatcgaaactttttCTTCCGGGTTGGTTAGAACAGAACAGGTTGCTTTAATAACTGGTGTTTAACTCGGGAGGAGAGATCTGGTGTTTGCGCCGGCAGACAAAAGTACTTTGTAAGAGTAGAAGTAAAGTAgggaatatatattttttgaaataatcgGTTTGTGATGAGTTGCGTTAAGCGGCGTCGTTTTGAATAATATTGGAAGCCACCGATTAGTCCTAATCATTTTCCTACATTTGGGGttggttaattaattaattaaggaGTGTTTACGTCATTTTCTAATGGCTTAATGATTTTTGCTAGTTTAATAATGAATGTGAGAAAGATGATGATGCTATAACAACGTGGACTACTCTAGaaacttttttaatttgttaaatgttttgggtttgaaaaaaaagaagaggagaGATGTATGATTCTTCTCTGATAGTTGTGTTGCGTGGTCTTTTAGATTTTTACGGAAATCAATATCAATTGTTTTCAAAGATTCGCCGGAGGAGAGGACCAAACTTGTTGGCACAATGcatgattgagattgaattaTCAAGGCTGCTTATGTGTGTAGCTAAACAATAGGTCGGTGTGGAAAAGTATGGTTGATGAGTTTGAATGTTTGACATccgaattaaaaaaacataattacatATTTCAGTATAATTCTTTGATCGATCTAATTCCTTCATATAATATACTACTATCTTTAATTTCTTCTTCAGAAGTTAAACATGTTCTGGTAAAACAAAACTTGGTGAAGATCACGTTTTGTCACTAATAAGTATGTTCGACAACAAACTCATCactatttcgaaatttaaaataatatttttttattgccGTTTTTTGGATTGTTAGCTAATTTAGTAGTTTACAATGCAAAGTAGAAAATCTATTAAGTGATGTctcttagttaaataaataatatcagCTTCTTTCGTCCTATTACAAGGTAGGTCTTGATGAATGTGACGCTGAGGGTGATTGCTATTCATCCATCTCGTGTTGCCGACCTCAGTAGCAACGTTCATTCGATCGGTGAGTTTCAAGAAGAACATAAAATTTTGCTTAGGGTATAGTAAACTGTTTTGTGTCGTTTGGTATATGAGATATTTTGTTGTTAAGTTTGTCGTATATAACCGACTCCCAGTATTTCATTTCATCTTTTAATGTATCATTGACTTTGATACGTGTTTACGTGTGTTTTGTGAGATTAGTATTGTATTCCTATGCAATATATACTAGGAAGAAAGTGGGATGAATTAGGTATATAAATCGAACTGATTATCAATTATGCAAAGCAAACATAGTTTGTTTAATCGGAGTGCTGATCTTTTTAATCGTATATTGATTGATTCTGTAATGAGTCATAATTAAAAGAAGAAAGGttcgatcaaaaaaaaaattaaaagaagaaaGGTTACCAGATTTGGGAATGAGGAACGTGGAGATTAGGTAGAGGGTTTAAGATAGTGAGAAGTTGCTTAGAATAGCTGGAATCATGTTCCTTTGTTCTCTcccttattttcttttatatatatatatataacttataagatTATAACTAATGATTGATGTACAAGAAAAACGATAAGAGAGGAATGTGTCTTCCATTACAATTATACATTCATCATTTTATTCCTCTTCTTGTATGTTATTCTTGTTGGGCTCTTCTTTTCCGAATGATTACATTAAAACCAATAAATCCAGCAACATTCTTCATTCCGTTCTCCCagcttttgttttttcttgtttatcACTTCTTATATCTTCAATCATAGCGCCCATAATTTGTTCATCCACCACATGCACATGTTATTATCCATACTGAGTCAAACAACTCAgagacaaaatcaaaatatagtaGCTAGCCCACGGTGTATGCAGAGAGTAATGATGATCTGATGATCAAACGTATGCACACAAAACGTCTGATGATCAAATGAATGGTGGGATATGGTAGCTTCTCATTTCTCAACTAAAGAAATGGGAACCATCAAGCACTAAGATCACCCACGCCCTTCCAAAGGCAAGAGTGGGATCAACCCTGATAAGAGACATGTAAACCTGAGTTGCGTTTATTGAGAGAGTTGGGATTAACTTACACATCTGAACAATCTTCATTGCCTGTTTGTTTATTGTCTATTTTATAGTTGATTATTGTTCCCAAACATTTGCCGCTACGAGTTTGGAACCAATGTGTTTTggttattttcctttttatgtCCGTACCACAATGGCAAAActcaataaattttattcacGCTTGAAATTCAAATATCACAATATTCCACAATGCGTGGTCCACAAGTTACAACCAAACCAAAGTTAATCTCCGAACATGGGCCCAACTGGGGCGGCCCGAAAAGAGACCTCAAAACACGTTTGGGATATAATACAGTAGCTGATCACTTAATTTTTGACTTGGCAAATGGATTGAAGTGAAGTATGTGTATTGTCCCAATTCTTCATATAGCAACCACTAAATTCTTGTCTTCCCGGAAGATCTTAGTATTAGATAAGACAGAGTAAACACAAATCTAGACATTCTCTCTGTCCATGGTTTTGAGATAACTCTAATGAGTAATGACACATTacaataaaaatcatttttattcacATGCATTTAATCCTTGAAGCTCTATTGATTCACTCGCTGATTAAATTATTagattatttcttcttcttttttacaaGAGAAAGCTTACTATGACGTGTGTGAGAGTAGACAAGTCAAACATGCGGTTGAAGCAAAGCATCGAATATgagatttggatttttcattGTCACCGTCTGTGTCAGTCTGGTCAGCTTCTATTTTACTTCAATCTCCGCATCACTCTCTTCCcctattaatacaaataatcaatTACTTATGTGCACTCTCTCTCCTTTACTTCAAGTAGACAATCTGAATATACAAACAAGCTAACCACCGAGGAAAGCAACTAAAAAATGGTTTTACCTGGTTGTTGGTTTCTGTAGTGTTGTATGCATAGAGTCTTGAAACTGGTTTCTTCCTGAACTCTTTTGAAAAACAGAACCTCTCTTTTGCATCCCCTGGTCCAAACTGTTCTCATGCGCAGCCGTTTCACTGGCTGTGCTTCTGGTTTGCATTGGTCTCTCCTCTGCTTTTCTCCAGTACTTGTGACTTAAAAACTCTGCACCAGGTAGTTTTGAACAACTCTCCCCTCCACAGCTACTAGTCTTAGGTACTCTCCCGTTTGAAACCGCAAGATCGCATGATATTTCATCCAAAGCCATCTCTAGACCGCTTACTCGAGACTCCAGAGACTGGATCCCACTCTGTGAGCTTCCCATAAATTTCTACATCCAAAAGTATTTCAGTGAGGTTTGACCCATCTATAACATTCCTAAACCAAACATTTTATCTAACATTTAAAGACCAATTATGTATACCTGAAGTAGCTCTAAGAGACTGGACTGCTGGTTCTCAATCATAGCAAGCTGCTCACGTATCAAAGAGAGTTCCTCACTATCTTTTCTGATCTCATCAACACCATCTTTACCATTCTTGACAACAGAATCACAAGAATCATCACCATCCTCACTGCATGGTGCCACCCTAGAGCCAGACCTCAAACCACAACCAAAGACATGCACTTTCTTATCTTCCTTGCTTTTCTCAGAGATTGTATGTTTGATTATTGTATCTGCTCCCCCTGACTTCACCTTCTCCTCCTCCCTAGAAGCTACTGACACGGTCACATTCCTTCTTGGAAGATTCTCTTTTTGTTGTCTAGTTGCTACATATGATCTATGCGTTGACCTCTTGATCATAGGCGTTGACTTCTTTAATCTTGAAGACTTGAAACCAACGTCAATGTTGGAAGATGTACATGGAGACAACAAGGCTTCGTCTACATCATTGGCCACTTCTTTCCACTGACTCAACGCTCTGTTCATAGTCTCTCTCACACTCTTCACCTTATCAAACCTTCTGCTCTCCAGAGCCGCCGTGCAAGCTTTCTTGTATTCCCACGCCAactcctcctccgccgccgaGACTCTACTCAACCCCTCCGCCGCGGCTTTCCTCGCCGCCCAATCTTCGCTGCTCAGAAACTCAACCAAAACCGGAACTAACCAATCCAAAACCGGTTTACTTCCAGCGCCACCGGCGGTGATGATACTACCCACGGCGCTTAAAAGCGCCGCCTTCGCCTTGAAAGCCTCGCTCTTTAGCAGCTTCCCGATCTTCGGGAGAGACTTCCTCAACTGCTCCGGTTCAGGGTCCGTCGCGGCTTCCACCGACGCCGCCAAGCACACCGCCGCTCCGGTCTGCACGTTCGAGTCGCCTTCTTGGATCAGCGTCTCTATAAGCGGTTTCGCGACGGAGGCGAACAGCTGCGTCGTGACGTGAGCGGATATGTCGGCGGTAGCGGCGGCGCAGGCGGAGCGAACGGAGGAGTCGGGGTCTCTGAGACGGCGGATGACGGTGGAGACCATCTTGGAGaggtgaggagagagagactcGCCGTGGTGGCGAGACATGAGCGACAAGACGGCGACGGAGTGTTTTCTCACCGGAGATTTAGATGAGGAGTCGGTGTTGTGGATGCAGTTGAGGAAAGAAGCGAAGGAGTCGTGAGTGAGGTTTCTGGCGATGGAGTCGAGCTCCGCCGCGGCGAGAGATAAGGTGTCGCGGTCGGCGAGCTTGTTGAGGCAAGCGATGACTCGTTGCTTCAGGTCAGGGGGAGACTGGGAGTGAGAACTCGGGGAAGAGGAAGACGCCGGAGATAAAGAAACCGGCGGACTCGCCGGGAATCGTCCGTTAACAGACATGTTTACTCTGTTTTTGAGTCTCTGGTTTGAGATTTCTGAAGGACGTGTTAATATGGCGGCAGATAAAACTCTGGTTGggtaatgtgttttttttaaatactaactTAGAGAGAGATGtcgataaataattaaataatattttattatcagATTATTATtactaacaaaaaataataatctttatAAATCTAAGGCTTCGAATCCAATGGTAACCCGCTTCCTGCCCCGCAGTTATacaaaaatctttat
The sequence above is drawn from the Brassica napus cultivar Da-Ae chromosome A8, Da-Ae, whole genome shotgun sequence genome and encodes:
- the LOC106361954 gene encoding glycosyltransferase family 92 protein At1g27200, coding for MEYENGKKRKVRNRQQQLKPQFLSPRYLTISLCSFFVLLFFLSSNRISVRSDSLRPSLRLPALSVSSSMDRSLHARLFPPLRVEDRVQFPDHLLLILSTKIEKGVKKDLVCVYHGGRKEETLALPSISSDELDEFRSIVRCPNAPLNYSSSVNIQSRGDTRESEKVHDWSKVVYDAVVDADGDGDTVVVFVKGLTRRPHKESDPSNYKCHFETRVEVLLTQALAAAQEVVRCVLPESLKLNPEPFRVSVSVRVRGRSTPALPSVARIYGSDSIVKVKKKHELCVCTMLWNQAPFLREWIMYHSWLGVERWFIYDNNSDDDIQEEIKLLNSESYNVSRHVWPWIKTQEAGFSHCAVRAKSECNWVGFFDVDEFYYFPTHRSQGLPSKNALSSLVSNYTSWGLVGEIRTECHSYGPSGLTSVPSQGVTVGYTCRQANPERHKSIIRPELLTSSLLNEVHHFQMREGVGHVSLVESVAVVNHYKYQVWETFKAKFERRVATYVVDWRENQNQGSKDRAPGLGTEAVEPVDWKRRFCEVWDTGLKDLVLSSFADQVTGYLPWQRQLQE
- the LOC111199824 gene encoding TORTIFOLIA1-like protein 4, producing the protein MSVNGRFPASPPVSLSPASSSSPSSHSQSPPDLKQRVIACLNKLADRDTLSLAAAELDSIARNLTHDSFASFLNCIHNTDSSSKSPVRKHSVAVLSLMSRHHGESLSPHLSKMVSTVIRRLRDPDSSVRSACAAATADISAHVTTQLFASVAKPLIETLIQEGDSNVQTGAAVCLAASVEAATDPEPEQLRKSLPKIGKLLKSEAFKAKAALLSAVGSIITAGGAGSKPVLDWLVPVLVEFLSSEDWAARKAAAEGLSRVSAAEEELAWEYKKACTAALESRRFDKVKSVRETMNRALSQWKEVANDVDEALLSPCTSSNIDVGFKSSRLKKSTPMIKRSTHRSYVATRQQKENLPRRNVTVSVASREEEKVKSGGADTIIKHTISEKSKEDKKVHVFGCGLRSGSRVAPCSEDGDDSCDSVVKNGKDGVDEIRKDSEELSLIREQLAMIENQQSSLLELLQKFMGSSQSGIQSLESRVSGLEMALDEISCDLAVSNGRVPKTSSCGGESCSKLPGAEFLSHKYWRKAEERPMQTRSTASETAAHENSLDQGMQKRGSVFQKSSGRNQFQDSMHTTLQKPTTRGRE